A window of Streptomyces sp. NBC_01142 genomic DNA:
GTGGAGGGGCGGCCGACCGTCGGTGTGCTCTTCTACCGGGCGCACCAGCTCTCCGGGAACACCGCGTTCGTGGACACCCTCTGCGACCGGATCGAGGCGAAGGGCGCCAACGCTCTTCCCGTGTACTGCGGTTCGCTGCGCGGCGCGGACGCCGAGCTGTACGAGCTGCTCGCCAGGACCGACGCGCTGGTCGCGACGGTGCTGGCCGCGGGCGGCAGCCGGGCCAGTGACGCCAGTGCCGGCGGCGACGACGAGGCCTGGGACATCGGGGCCCTCGCCGAACTGAACGTACCGGTGCTGCAGGGCCTGTGCCTGACCTCCTCGCGCGCCGTCTGGGAGGAGTCGGACGCCGCCCTGTCCCCGATGGACGCGGCGATGCAGGTGGCGATCCCCGAGTTCGACGGGCGGCTCATCACCGTCCCGTTCTCCTTCAAGGAGCAGGGCCCCGACGACGTACCGGTGTATGTCGCGGACCCGGAGCGGGCCGGGCGCGTCGCCGGAATCGCCGTACGCCACGCCCTGTTGAAGCACAAGCCGAACGCCGAGAAGAAGCTCGCGCTCGTCTTCACCGCCTATCCCACGAAGCACTCGCGGGTCGGCAATGCGGTGGGGCTGGACACCCCCGCTTCGGCGGTACGGGTCCTGGACGCCCTGCGCGACGCCGGGTACGTCGTGGAAGGCCACCCGGACAACGGTGACGAGCTGATCCACCGGCTGATCAACGCCGGTGGGCACGATGTGGAGTGGCTGACCGAGGAGCAGTTGGCGGCGGCTCCGGCGCGGGTGCCGCTCGCCGACTACCAGGCCTGGTTCGACCGCCTGGAGCCGGGGATCCGGGACGGGATGCTGCACCACTGGGGCGAGGCCCCGGGGCAGCTGTACGTCGACGGGGACGACATCGTCCTCGCCTCCCTGCAGTTCGGGAACGTCGTCGTGATGATCCAGCCGCCGCGCGGCTTCGGCGAGAACCCGATCGCGATCTACCACGATCCCGACATGCCGCCGTCGCACCACTACATGGCGGCGTACCGCTGGCTGGACAACAGCTTCGGCGCGGACGCGATCGTGCACATGGGCAAGCACGGCACCATGGAGTGGCTGCCCGGCAAGGGGCTTGGTCTGTCGGCCGGCTGCGGCCCGGACGCGGTGCTCGGTGAGCTGCCGCTGATCTACCCGTTCATCGTCAACGACCCGGGCGAGGGCACCCAGGCCAAGCGCCGCGGTCACGCCACCGTCGTGGACCATCTGGTGCCGCCCATGGCCCGCGCCGACACCTACGGCGACCTGGCCAAGCTCGAGCAGCTCCTTGACGAGTACGCGCTGGTGTCCGACCTCGACCCGGCCAAGGCCCCGGCCGTACGGGCGCAGATCTGGACGCTGGTGAAGACCGCCGAGCTGCACCACGATCTGCATATCGACGAGCAGCCGGACGACGGCGACTTCGACGAGTTCGTCATGCACATCGACGGCTATCTCTGTGAGATCAAGGACGTCCAGATCAGGGACGGTCTGCACATCCTGGGCGGCGGCCCGGAGGCCGAGGCCCGGGTGAACCTGGTGCTGGCCGTGCTGCGTGCCTCCCAGGTGTGGGGCGGGCAGGCCAATGCGCTGCCGGGGCTCAGGGCCGCTCTCGCCGAGCACTTCGGGCTGGTGGAGAAGGAGCTGCTGGGCGAGCCGGGCGCCCCGGTGAAGGTGCCGGTGGAGCTGACCGACCTGGTCCAGGGGCCGTCGCGGTCGGCCGCGGACGCGATCGATCTGCTGGAGCAGCTGTGCCGTCGGCTCGCCGAGGGCATGGAGGAGCGTGGCTGGGAGGTGTCCGCCGCGGCCGGTCTGGTCCGGGACGTGCTGGGCGTCGCGGTGCCTCCCGGGGGGACACCCGCCGAATCCCCCTGCCCCGAGGCCGTGGCGGTGCTGGGCTTCGCGTGCGAGGAGGTCGTGCCGCGCCTGGCCCGTACGACCGACGAGATCGACCACATCCTGCTGGCGCTGGACGGCGGTTACGTCCCGGCGGGGCCGTCCGGGTCGCCGACACGCGGACTGGTCAATGTCCTGCCGACCGGCCGCAACTTCTACTCCGTGGACCCGAAGGCGATTCCGTCCCGGCTGTCGTGGGAGGTCGGCCAGGCGCTCGCCGACTCGCTGGTGGCCCGGTACCTCGCGGACACCGGGGCGTACCCGAAGTCCGTGGGACTGACGGTGTGGGGCACGTCCGCGATGCGCACCCAGGGCGACGACATCGCCGAGATCCTTGCGCTGCTGGGCTGCCGGCCCGTCTGGGACGATGCCTCGCGCCGGGTGACCGGCTTCGAGATCGTGCCGGCAAAGGAGCTGGGGCGGCCGCGCATCGATGTGACGGTACGCATCTCCGGCTTCTTCCGGGATGCCTTCCCGCATGTGGTGGGCCTGATCGACGACGCCGTACGGGCGGTGGCGGAGCTGGACGAGCCGGCCGAGTCCAACTACGTACGGGCGCACGCGGACGAGGACACTGCGGAGCACGGCGACCGGCGGCGGGCCACGGCCCGGATCTTCGGCTCGAAGCCGGGGGCGTACGGGGCCGGTCTGCTGCCGCTGATCGACGCGCGGAACTGGCGCAGCGACGCCGATCTGGCCGAGGTGTACGCGGTGTGGGGCGGTTACGCCTACGGGCGCGGGCTGGAGGGCCGGGCCGCGCGCGGGGACATGGAGACGGCGTTCCGCCGGATCGCGGTCGCCGCGAAGAACGTCGACACCCGGGAGCACGACCTCGTCGACGCGGACGACTACTTCCAGTACCA
This region includes:
- the cobN gene encoding cobaltochelatase subunit CobN, encoding MSTENTVLLLSTADTDLLAARASGAPYRIGNPTRIDVAEELPALLEGTSVAVVRLLGGKRAWEDGLAALKASGIPTVLLGGETVPDAELMAESTVHAGAVAEALQYLVEGGPDNLVELARFLTEDVLLAGPGRAADAQNRRSAEPRKMPEWGVHGERAYVEGRPTVGVLFYRAHQLSGNTAFVDTLCDRIEAKGANALPVYCGSLRGADAELYELLARTDALVATVLAAGGSRASDASAGGDDEAWDIGALAELNVPVLQGLCLTSSRAVWEESDAALSPMDAAMQVAIPEFDGRLITVPFSFKEQGPDDVPVYVADPERAGRVAGIAVRHALLKHKPNAEKKLALVFTAYPTKHSRVGNAVGLDTPASAVRVLDALRDAGYVVEGHPDNGDELIHRLINAGGHDVEWLTEEQLAAAPARVPLADYQAWFDRLEPGIRDGMLHHWGEAPGQLYVDGDDIVLASLQFGNVVVMIQPPRGFGENPIAIYHDPDMPPSHHYMAAYRWLDNSFGADAIVHMGKHGTMEWLPGKGLGLSAGCGPDAVLGELPLIYPFIVNDPGEGTQAKRRGHATVVDHLVPPMARADTYGDLAKLEQLLDEYALVSDLDPAKAPAVRAQIWTLVKTAELHHDLHIDEQPDDGDFDEFVMHIDGYLCEIKDVQIRDGLHILGGGPEAEARVNLVLAVLRASQVWGGQANALPGLRAALAEHFGLVEKELLGEPGAPVKVPVELTDLVQGPSRSAADAIDLLEQLCRRLAEGMEERGWEVSAAAGLVRDVLGVAVPPGGTPAESPCPEAVAVLGFACEEVVPRLARTTDEIDHILLALDGGYVPAGPSGSPTRGLVNVLPTGRNFYSVDPKAIPSRLSWEVGQALADSLVARYLADTGAYPKSVGLTVWGTSAMRTQGDDIAEILALLGCRPVWDDASRRVTGFEIVPAKELGRPRIDVTVRISGFFRDAFPHVVGLIDDAVRAVAELDEPAESNYVRAHADEDTAEHGDRRRATARIFGSKPGAYGAGLLPLIDARNWRSDADLAEVYAVWGGYAYGRGLEGRAARGDMETAFRRIAVAAKNVDTREHDLVDADDYFQYHGGMVAMVRHLTGESPEAYVGDSATPDQVKTRTLGEETHRVFRARVVNPRWMAAMRRHGYKGAFEMAATVDYLFGYDATAGVVDDWMYEKLSSEYVFDPENREFMQKSNPWALRGITERLLEAAERGLWAEPDAETLERLRTTYLELEGDLEGDA